The nucleotide window TGTTTCACGGTTTATCGCATATGTTTACTCTGTCAACATACCATTTTCAATGAACTGTCGAAGATAACCTGATACGTGGCACATGGTGTCAACGGAAAAATCATTGTCATCATCTTCTTCATCATGATGAGGCCAGGTAATGCGCTTCAGAAGTACCTACATTGaaagcaaaaaaacaacaacatgggATACACTTTTTATTATGGCTTCTTACATTATATTTGGTGTGATTCTTTCAGGCTTTTGAACCACACACTTCAAAAACGCCACTGGTGGGTACTTTGGAAAGCACGTTGCAAATCCTAAGAGCGCTAAATCAAGCACACAGACTAATGGGCACAATTACAGATGCTGGATACAGATATGAAACCTCTACCCTATAGTAGTATTCAACAAAGGCCTGGATTTAAAATAGTGTTAAGTTACCTCAGGGCTGTAATCCACTGCTCCCTCTTTAGGGAAAAGCAGGGCCACTTTGTCAGGTCGTTTGGTCAGCACGGTCCACATTTGTGTCTCAGCTGTTTAATTTGTCTTGTGACACGTCCAATGACCTGTTAatgacaacagagagagaaggtggaatACATTGTCATTCTTAATCCCGccacccccaaaaaaaaaatgattaagAATGAGAAATTAGGTTCTGCAAACATAACCACATCCTAAGATTTTACTCACAGCATGGATCAACATTTTCTCGAAAAGCCATCTCCTGTTATTATTAGACAGGCAAGGGAGGTCCCAGGCATAGGCCAAGTCCTGTACTCTTTTTGCCTCTTCCTCAGAGAGTTTGGATTCACCTTGAAGCTTCAATACACAGAGGAAAACAAGAGGAAATAGAACATGTAATGACactacatatactgtatacagcgGGTCTATAAAGTCTCCACTCCCTATTTGCCATTAAGTAAAACAAACTTTAAAACAAATGGTTGGGTGGGGACTTTTTATATCcactaaaaaatataaaaagggAAGAAATAGCAAGACTTTGAAAATGATTGAGGATGGAAAACATAGAAGCCTGATTGTTTCCCGGATGTCCAGGTCTGGACAGTCTTCTAGGGCTACAGTTGCAGTTTCGGGACCCCCTCCAAGCAGGACATGAGCTAAGGCAGGGCTGAGCCCAGACAGGCACGGTCCACCATGAAGGAAGGAGTGGCCCATCATTCTCCCTGCCATGATGAACATATCACTTTCAACTAGGAAGTGAGAGGCTGACGGCACCAAATGGCCTGTCTCTCCATCAAACAGCCGTGTCACATCAGTGTTTGCTGTTAAAGAAAATTTGTTTAGAGGAAAGCCATTTAAAATATATTATACACAATCATTTAGTAGGAACTAACTGTATTATACATTAGATCTAATTTTTTCGCCAGTGTAGGCATGATATTATTTAGTATAACATATGTATTACATATATTGTTCTCAAGCAAAACTACTAAGATGAAAAACAGATTGACATAATATGAAAAATATATTCGACCATACCTATTTAATAAGTCATCTTACACATAACTGCACTCTACTTACCAAAGTTGATGCAAAACCCAGACTTCAACTTCTCAATGCAAGTTGAGAGGAAAAAGCGAGTTACACCCTTTCCAATGACAACGTCACCTGTAACACAATGCAAGGTTTGATATAGTAATGTCATACTTTTTGCAGTCCTTGACCATTAGGACATGTGGCTGAAGCTACCTTCAAGTCTGCAATGCAAGGGTCGTGCCCATTCCACATTAGGTAGCTTGTAGAAGGAGAGGAGTGCCATGTCCTGTTCGGCAGGGGTTTCTCTAGTATCCATGCTGAGAACCAAAGCACTCTCCTTTTCATAAATGTGCAATAGGGAATCCCGAAACTGAGACATGGCCTTGGATGGTGAGCCAGTCTAGTAAGAGGAAAACATACAAATGTGACCAATTAGGCTTGAATCTAACGCTTGACAGCAACCTCTAGATACGTTTTAAATGTAGATTGAAGCCATATTCGTACCGTCTGTAACTGCTGCACTGCTGCACTGCTTCTGGACGGTCCAGGCATTACTGCTTGCTCTTCTTCCATCACAGTACTACACTCAATTGCCTCATTTCCTGCACTGTACTGTCACAACATATTCATAATGGTTATCTGTAAAACTGCTTTTATGTTTTAATAGCTCAAAGACCAAGGCATCTGCTGGTGAGTGAAACGAGTACTGTACGAACAATAGAAAATTGGTGTTACCTTTCCCCGCATGAAGCAGCATGTGCCTCAATAATGTGACAGGGAAATATGTCCATGCACATAGGACAGGGTTGCTGATCTGCTGCCGAGAATATGAAGTTAGCAAagacaacaaaacaaacttaAGTAGGAACCACTAagaaatgacttaatgtaattTCTAATAAAGCATCTGCTCTCATCAGGCATTTTGATTGCAGCGTattcatgttcaatgttattaaTTATATATTGAAAATGCTCCAATAATTCATTCTTACATGTTACGTCTTCCTGCGCACAGTTTTCCTCCACATTAGCCGGGCAATTATCACTGTCAACATCAATGATGTTGCAAGATTTTAAGTGTTCGGTCAGAAACGGCAGTGGAATAGCTGCTCCACATTTCTGACACCCTGCGTTTGGCATGCCACTGAATGCATTGTCTGTTAGTTGCAAAGGAGTTGTGCTTAGTTCTTCTTGAATTGGTGCCATGAAAAGAGTTGTTTTACCCCCCTGGCTTGCAAGCTTTATTATTTTGCCTGTGTAGCCAGTATCATCAGGTGTCACAAGAGAGAGTTTGCGGCTACCCCATCCTCCTATAAAAATAAAATTCTGAGCATAATGGGAAATAAAACTATATATGACATAAGCACCCTTGTATAGACATGGATTACATTAAGCCTAGTCTTTAAGTAAGAGAAAAAATGtaatgaagatctccattgaaaactTTTTTTCCTCTGCCACTGTACCCATTACAGATGACCTATACACTGTTTGGATGAGCACTAACAGAGTCATTGTTGTTCCATATCTCAATACTAATACATACAAACGTATAAGTGCCTACCTGCTGATTTGTAAAGCAGCCAACCACCAGACACCGTCTCCAATTGTGGAAATACAACCTTGAGTGTATCACATAACTGTAAACCAAAAACAATTAacattaattattattatacatttatttattattaagaATGCTGAAAAGGGTTGAGGTTAAACTTTTTGAAAAACCAAGCCAGTCTTGCTTAAAGGTGatatgacatgaaaacttcactttaggatgttatttaacattaatatgagttcccctagcctgcctttggtcccccagtggctagaattttcgataggtgtaaactaagccctgggtgttcttctccgcctttgagaaaggTTTACTGTATAAGATTCACATTTTTCAACTTAGTCATGCAGACTAAGACTAATGCTTACCTCATCATGTGTTGTGCTCTCATCTAAATGGGCAGTCCTGCGACCCAACCCTGCCTGCATGTGAACTAGTTGCTCTAGCTCAGTGGGAGATTTTTGATATTGTTTAGGTAACAGATGGAAAGCCACTTGAAGTGGTTTGGCTCTTTTAGCAGGAACAACATTTACTGCAGGAAAACGCCTCTTTCCTTTTGCCTTCGTAAACATACCTGGAAAGGACCGTTGAGAAAAAATACAGTCTATTTAAACCTAAATACTATCAGACCATCAAGTTGTTTTAATCTGTTCAAGTTAATGTACATAATCTAATGCTGAACCTTGTCATTTCAATTTGAACTGAAGGTCTTTGTGACTGATGGCCTGACTGCCcattctgtcctccctgcccattctgtcctccctgcccattctgtcctccctgcaggGTTGTAACCAAAAATAGTTATTAGTGAGTCTGAAATTATTAATTAGATAGAAAACAATTTTCATGTGTACAGTATTAAAAGTGTACTGAACCTTATATCCTGACTTGTAGAAGGGACATCACCACTGCTTACACCTCGTGATGTCAGTAAAGACAATAAGGTCCTGACCGATTTTACAACCTCAGCGTGATTACCCTTTCAACACAATAATAGAAGTGTAATTTAGAGAACACACCAAAGTTCAATTCTTTTTAGATAGCTAGACCGTTTATAGTTAATTGCTACAATACATTCTCAATACATAGAAAAAGAGTAACATTTTCGGAAATGTCATTCATTCATGATATATAATCGTCGTCATataatataaaatgtaaataaataaccTTTTAAAAACAGACTTTTCACGAGTGGCCCACATGTGAATATAAAGGCAGAATAATACTACTTGTAAATTTGCtctgacttttcgataacctagctagcatcgcagtgcagcacCTCctgctcttctggcagtgaatcgtttcacccacagccttcggagtactataaattcaacgaatccgtccgtctgtctgtccataccagagtcggagtagtataattcggcctttagatGCATCTACGTAGCCTAGCTTGAGAACAAATAAGCTAACGGTTAGAGCTATGTTTTCACCAGCTAATTTTCAAACGGTCGCTACTGTAGCATTGTCTGGGCCATACTACTGGCCCAAAAGTGATCAACTGCCTAGCATGTGGGGTTCCATACAGTACTGGGCCACCGTGCTTCAAGCGCTTTGCGTTTTCATTTGGTATGAAATGctctatataaataaaataacatttgattACATCGAAATTTGACTCACCGAAGCCTGGTTGCTGTCACGGGTAGCCATCGTTCTtttcctcttctttcttctagtgatgggtcgttcgtgaacgatccggctctaagagccggctcttgaaggtgaacgtcgggagctggctcgcatatctgaagagccgactatttttaatagattaatacagcctataaaaactaaatgatatgaaataatgaattttaattgtatttaaaataattgactaattcaaagaacaaaaaaataattgtaggcttaaaggcgcacacgatcatcctcacattctgttcctgtcaatcctgcatgagggagggccgagccaactcacagtcagagagtagtcaaaactcggaggagagccatgacaaatcaatgcgtttttaaagatatgtggttacggtcgagtatgatttcatttcataatttaattcaaattgttttcacacccatcatagtcaaattcatagttaaaacatgtattttttttaagagccgttcgggagccaaaagagccggctctttttggtgagctgagccatacgagccggctcacgaaaaagagccggaatgcccatcactactttCTTGAGCTTGAAGGTTTCCCGCTTCCTCGGAGTGCTTGACTGAAGGTCTGTGCTCTGATAGGTCAGAAGTTGGTTCGATTGCATTGAGGCTCGATTGCTCTACCTGTCCTTGATATCCCGGATGTAAAAAATCTGAATTTTTCGGGTCGAATTTGATAGGCTCGAATTTTTTAGGCTCGAATTTTATAGGCCAAAGTGGTCTCCGCAATAGCGCTGGTGACGTGCCGCTCCGCCCACCTCGAGGACTCCCCCAAGCTGCAGAAAACAAAATGCGGGACAGGAGTGCTTAGGCAAACTCACACCCTTCAGCAGACCGATTTAGTGGAACAGAAGAACAGTGGGGTGGAGTAATGAACTTCCCTTGGCAAGGCGAACGTAGAGCAGTTTGACAGTCAGCCTCAGAACCAGACCAGGCACCGCGTCCGGAGCATCACCAGGGTCCCTACTCACTCCGTCGTCGCCAGAGCTGTTGAGTTGCGATTGCTCCCGTCCGTCGTGTGGATCTCCCCTTCACATTCATCCaccgtccccctcctccaccgtcCGGTTCCTCCCCTCTTATACAGGGAATGGACCTATCCCCACGCACTACACCACTCCCTTCCAATCAAGTTAATTGCCCGGTAATTGGCAATTAGATTCGCAGCAAGCATTTGTAGCCCATAGCAACGCCCCCATCACAGACACATTCAACACACAAAAGTCCAGCACATAATACACATGGCATTTACACTAAATCATTACAGTACACTTGAcacacggtctgtagagatcttgagacgcagccacttttttgttctatgttctttgttgtttttttctaaaaccggactataagccgcttcgaaatataagccgcacaagcacaagaaaactgtaaaatcagaATACaaggcttattttccgaaaattacagtatatatatccgctgaacccaacgatgcaataGCCataaattccattaccaactgcttgtcggcaataaacaaatggatgaatgatacatttcttaaattaaatgaagacaaaactgaagtcctgttatgtggccccaaatccaaaagagagatgttaactaagaatctaggaggttTAACCCCCtggcttaaaccagaggtgacaagtctctgtgtaatcctggaatcagatttgaatttcaactctcacattaataaaatgaccaaacagctttctttcacctcagGAATATAGCGAAGGTACGatcattcataaaccaaaatgatgcagagaagttaattcatgcttttatattcagccggctggactactgtaacgcacttttcgctggtcttcccaagaaaaccactgaaagactgcagctcattcaaaactctgcagctagattattaaccaaaactaaaaggagagaacacattagtcctgtcctagctactttacactggctccatgttaccttcagaattgactttaaggtccttttcctcacatgcaAAGCTCTAAACGGACAAGGACATTGCTAACTCTCTTGCTAACTACACACCAgttagaacactgcgatcatcaaatgcaggcctattagaggtcaccagaagcagttataagaagattggtgatgtgGCCATTGTCAATTACGctccaaaactatggaacacattacccataaatattagggaagcaaacatgctagacattttcaaaagacagcttaaaacctatctTTTTACCAATGCATTTAACCAATTtaatctcagaagggttttactactattattagttatattattgtttttattgattttttggattcccgcaaagattgCGGCTTGTGttttgacttacatttacatttagtcatttagcagacgctcttatccagagcgacttgtaTTACTGCTTTTATTGATTGTgttacatttgatttattttgttacatttgtacatttttatttatatggtgaaaccacaaagactgtggcttgaGACACCGAAAAGACTGTGgttcgagataccgcaaagactgcggattgtgtgttttggatacccgcaaagactgtggcttttattttgttgagttacatttttacatttttatttatatggTGAAACCACAAAGATGAGGCTCGAGATACCgtaaagactgcggcttgtgtgttttggatacccgcaaagactgtggcatgtattttgttgagttacatttttatttatattggtaaaccacaaagactgtggctcgagataccgcaaaggctgtgttcagaagggttttattacttgtattattgtttttattgatgtaGCCAGGTGGGACAAGGTATATACTTATTAACGCCACTGTCAGGATTTCGTTAGCACCTGTGGGGCAAGGAACTCTGGGAAATAACTGGAGAAAAGCGCGAAGCTATGTTGACGGTCATTGAACAAGCATTTGCCTGGGTTCTGTATTAAAAGGTAAATATGTATATTTTGTTGATTGTTGGCATAAAATATCAACgtgtaaacatttattgtaATGGATGCCTATAAATCCCGAAAATTTTGTAAACTGATGTTAGTTTTTCATCGGATGTTAACGATACTGTGTGCAGAGATTGTCCAGATTTAGCCGCATGGCTGAGAGCTATTATTTTCTATAATACGGATCTGAACAGGTTAGTAAGTTATGTGTATTAAGCTCAATACATGTATTTACCGTTTATCAATGTACACATGTTAATTGTGAATTATCTTTGTGTATACAGGAGTCACTATAGTTATTTTTGCACGCTTAAGTCTTAAGTAAAAAGAAACGCATAGTGTACACGTTATCGTAATGCTATTGCAGTATCTTGGTCGATACTAggtttgttttattttcattatcTATCTGAACACCATTTTTATAGTCCAGAATAAAGAccccaaaaatatatttgtgtcctggggcctgttgcacaaaagtagaattaagacatccgggataaatgactcagctgagctcaatgaagccaaaacatgtgcgtccaggcttaattggttgcacaaagaccaagccaggatgagcagacacggattcattaagccaggtgaaaccaatcctggataggtgcgcgctcacggctcactcaaatagaccccgccacagatcacagattaactgatttaccatggcaactagagccgcgtacttttccccgtcggaagcacaaatcctcatggaggcatacgaggaggtaaaagatataattaagaagaaaggcaacaccgccacagtgataaagcaaagagaaaaagcgtggcaaagtattgcagaccgcctgaatgcgtaagtagtgcacaattacatactcaccgctccgctgaaacatcacaattacaattcaaatatttaattcacatctccaaaaatgcagttgtactgtaattatgaaacggttaaattttttattgaaatgcactgcagatatgagtgaaattgtgtaaagtaactccatcacactgtataaagctatgataaattttttgatatttttactgaaaacaagacaaaaataccaagtaattttttgcagtgtgactccattaaatatgtgtgtgtgtgtgtagattaaacatgaacgggccaaaacggacatggcagcaggtcaaaatcaaatacaagaacattctgcagaatggtatggtccctgactaatatttaacaaagcacaagcatatattgtacccagaaggtgcctgctcacacattgtctgtactgttttagcagtgaaaaagaatacccacagacaaggcacgggtggtgggtcaccaaaggctgaccttaccccagcagaggacatggccttggagctaaataaaggcaggcccgtcttagaggggatccctggggggaaagagacgagcataggttcctcccaagatgccacccgcttcattcaaggtatgtccttccatctctacatgggatacaaccacattcatattgaatcaatttggactgtctgactttggtttacctattgccttgcagtgtctggcagcactgtgttcctgttagagccaccagcacaagcaccagacgatgctgatccagtgagtactccatcaaaggcatactgtaggcctggcatgtcttgtctactagcttcaatatgaatccgattaaatgtgatagggtgaaggccccagtgcagcagcaacagcacatgatggagacgatgatgaggaggagaccatctctctggattccagaaggcatgaggtatcatgttaagactgtgaaagtactatttactctacaatggtgaggagtcctcatcaaaatcaaaaaatctaatttcttttacaggacccagatgctatacagtgggaaaaccagcctggcaacatagtgcgtattaataaaaggacaccacatcctgccaaattccagctgcgctaattgtattgtgttcacagagctcacaagctatcagaaagttgtatggcaaccacctccggcgccaaatagaactggcagacatagacattcagtacaagaagaaaaagatggaaaatcttgcactggagtccgaaataaaaaagaggacaattaggaaactggaccttgaaataaaaaaacttgagagggaggtgagatatgccttcaatgtacactgtatgctaactgtaacacaaatgtattaatcattatttttctttcctcccccagctccaagaagatgacacagctgaaaataaaaattaggtatattctcgtaaagtcaagtgagccatgacatatgagctcttattgtgagcacacaggacggtggcatctttctaaggttttttttattttcccagcaatcagtacaaccaagtcatcgttataaggcatcgccctcttttgcccacccccccagcaccaggtgtggccactagcctatatgaaggcccaaaattgtgtgttcctttctgctctgacaatggcatgcccattcgtgcgagatgtggtggatgaagaagcacttgtgctgaggagagccttcaggcgagaaagggtcttcagggaccggttggacccactggccttccctgatgaccatctatatgaaagatacaggttttctgcagatggcatcaggtatctatgcagactactgggtcccaggattaagcaccgcactgcacggagccatgcactgagtgtggagcaaatggtttgtgtggccttgcgcttttttgctagtggagccttcctgtactcagtgggggatgcagaacagctgaacaaggccacaatttgccgcacaataaggagtgtg belongs to Osmerus mordax isolate fOsmMor3 chromosome 8, fOsmMor3.pri, whole genome shotgun sequence and includes:
- the LOC136948005 gene encoding uncharacterized protein isoform X3; translation: MATRAAYFSPSEAQILMEAYEEVKDIIKKKGNTATVIKQREKAWQSIADRLNALNMNGPKRTWQQVKIKYKNILQNAVKKNTHRQGTGGGSPKADLTPAEDMALELNKGRPVLEGIPGGKETSIGSSQDATRFIQVSGSTVFLLEPPAQAPDDADPGEGPSAAATAHDGDDDEEETISLDSRRHEDPDAIQWENQPGNISSQAIRKLYGNHLRRQIELADIDIQYKKKKMENLALESEIKKRTIRKLDLEIKKLERELQEDDTADDHLYERYRFSADGISGAFLYSVGDAEQLNKATICRTIRSVCLAIKALADVFISFPGHRRLCDIKEEFYRIAGFPNVIGAVDCTHIRIKAPSGAHEADFVNRKSFHSINVQMVCNADCVISNVVAKWPGSVHDSRIFRASEIYQCLSQGEFSGVLLGDRGYGCQPFLLTPFTDPQEAQQAYNHAHARTRARVEMTFGLLKARFHCLHKLRVSPVRACDITVACAVLHNVACLRKERAPRVPPAMDWDNPAIFPDDDSGRLLRDQYVLNYFS
- the LOC136948005 gene encoding putative nuclease HARBI1 isoform X1, with protein sequence MATRAAYFSPSEAQILMEAYEEVKDIIKKKGNTATVIKQREKAWQSIADRLNALNMNGPKRTWQQVKIKYKNILQNAVKKNTHRQGTGGGSPKADLTPAEDMALELNKGRPVLEGIPGGKETSIGSSQDATRFIQVSGSTVFLLEPPAQAPDDADPGEGPSAAATAHDGDDDEEETISLDSRRHEDPDAIQWENQPGNISSQAIRKLYGNHLRRQIELADIDIQYKKKKMENLALESEIKKRTIRKLDLEIKKLERELQEDDTADDHLYERYRFSADGIRYLCRLLGPRIKHRTARSHALSVEQMVCVALRFFASGAFLYSVGDAEQLNKATICRTIRSVCLAIKALADVFISFPGHRRLCDIKEEFYRIAGFPNVIGAVDCTHIRIKAPSGAHEADFVNRKSFHSINVQMVCNADCVISNVVAKWPGSVHDSRIFRASEIYQCLSQGEFSGVLLGDRGYGCQPFLLTPFTDPQEAQQAYNHAHARTRARVEMTFGLLKARFHCLHKLRVSPVRACDITVACAVLHNVACLRKERAPRVPPAMDWDNPAIFPDDDSGRLLRDQYVLNYFS
- the LOC136948005 gene encoding putative nuclease HARBI1 isoform X2: MATRAAYFSPSEAQILMEAYEEVKDIIKKKGNTATVIKQREKAWQSIADRLNALNMNGPKRTWQQVKIKYKNILQNAVKKNTHRQGTGGGSPKADLTPAEDMALELNKGRPVLEGIPGGKETSIGSSQDATRFIQVSGSTVFLLEPPAQAPDDADPGEGPSAAATAHDGDDDEEETISLDSRRHEDPDAIQWENQPGNISSQAIRKLYGNHLRRQIELADIDIQYKKKKMENLALESEIKKRTIRKLDLEIKKLERELQEDDTADDHLYERYRFSADGIRYLCRLLGPRIKHRTARSHALSVEQMVCVALRFFASGAFLYSVGDAEQLNKATICRTIRSVCLAIKALADVFISFPGHRRLCDIKEEFYRIAVDCTHIRIKAPSGAHEADFVNRKSFHSINVQMVCNADCVISNVVAKWPGSVHDSRIFRASEIYQCLSQGEFSGVLLGDRGYGCQPFLLTPFTDPQEAQQAYNHAHARTRARVEMTFGLLKARFHCLHKLRVSPVRACDITVACAVLHNVACLRKERAPRVPPAMDWDNPAIFPDDDSGRLLRDQYVLNYFS